One part of the Segnochrobactrum spirostomi genome encodes these proteins:
- a CDS encoding sarcosine oxidase subunit alpha, whose translation MSASLRLASGGRIDRAKPVSFLFDGKRYRGYAGDTLASALIGNGIHLVGRSFKYHRPRGILSAGSDEPNALVGIGADESRFTPNLRATQVELYDGLVAVSQNRWPSLEFDAGAVNDLFAPFIPAGFYYKTFMWPTNAWKSFYEPKIRAMAGLGRAPTAPDADRYTHRYAHVDVLVAGGGAAGLAAALAAAERGATVIVADEQAELGGSLLSETNATIEGQPAADWLAATVARLAAFETVTLLPRTTVFGYYQQNFIGLAERVTDHVAYPDPKLPRERLWQVRAKEVVIAAGALERPLVFPDNDRPGIMLADSARTYANRYGVRPGTRAVIFTADDWAYRAALDLAAAGVTIAAVIDLRAHAEGPLAAQARAAGIPVRPGSVITGTKGRLRVSSVRVGRLDGHGGVKSEDSIACDLVLMSGGFTPSVHLYSQSRGKVVWDPAITSFVPGPSVQRERSAGAAHGVFDLGAALEDGFAAGDAAAVAALGLATGDKRTISVAGPTATMIGFAGAVPHDRDPRFAKAFVDWQNDVTSKDLKLATREGFRSIEHIKRYTTTGMATDQGKTSNLNALGIVSGILDKPIPEIGLTTFRLPYTPVTFGEFAGAARGDLFDPVRTTPIHGWAVEHGAAFEDVGLWKRAYYFPRPGETMHAAVARECKAVRESVGIFDASTLGKIEVVGPDAAEFMNRIYTNAWAKLEPGRCRYGVMLREDGFVMDDGVVGRMAPDRFHVTTTTGGAPRVLAHMEDYLQTEWPDLKVWLTSTTEQWAVIAVQGPNARKVIENLVEGIDLSPEAFPHMAVREGRICGVPTRLFRMSFTGELGFEINVPADYGRAVWQAIFAAGRPYGITPYGTETMHVLRAEKGYIIVGQETDGTATPDDVGLAWALGKTKPDFVGKRALARESMQRPDRKQLVGLLTEDPKVVLEEGAQIVADPLAPIPMPLLGHVTSSYWSPNVGRSIALAMLERGRARLGETLSVPMPEGPITVKVVAPVFFDPEGVRLNA comes from the coding sequence ATGAGCGCCTCGCTTCGTCTCGCCTCCGGCGGCCGCATCGACCGCGCCAAGCCGGTCTCCTTCCTGTTCGACGGCAAGCGCTATCGCGGCTATGCCGGCGACACGCTCGCCTCCGCGCTGATCGGCAACGGCATCCACCTCGTCGGCCGTTCCTTCAAATATCACCGGCCGCGCGGCATCCTCTCCGCCGGCTCCGACGAGCCGAATGCGCTGGTCGGCATCGGCGCGGACGAGAGCCGCTTCACGCCGAACCTGCGCGCCACCCAGGTCGAGCTCTATGACGGGCTCGTCGCGGTCAGCCAGAACCGCTGGCCGTCGCTCGAGTTCGATGCGGGCGCGGTGAACGACCTGTTCGCCCCGTTCATCCCGGCCGGGTTCTACTACAAGACCTTCATGTGGCCGACGAACGCCTGGAAATCGTTCTACGAGCCCAAGATCCGCGCCATGGCGGGCCTCGGCCGGGCGCCGACCGCCCCCGACGCGGACCGCTACACCCACCGCTACGCCCACGTCGACGTGCTCGTCGCCGGCGGTGGTGCGGCGGGTCTCGCGGCGGCGCTCGCCGCGGCCGAGCGCGGCGCCACCGTGATCGTCGCCGACGAGCAGGCCGAACTCGGCGGCTCGCTGTTGTCCGAGACGAACGCCACGATCGAGGGCCAGCCGGCGGCCGATTGGCTCGCGGCGACCGTCGCCCGGCTTGCCGCCTTCGAGACCGTGACGCTGCTGCCGCGCACCACCGTGTTCGGCTATTACCAGCAGAACTTCATCGGCCTCGCCGAGCGTGTCACCGACCACGTCGCCTATCCCGATCCGAAGCTGCCGCGCGAGCGGCTGTGGCAGGTCCGGGCCAAGGAGGTGGTGATCGCCGCCGGCGCCCTCGAGCGCCCGCTGGTGTTCCCGGACAACGATCGTCCCGGCATCATGCTGGCCGATTCCGCCCGCACCTACGCCAACCGCTACGGCGTCCGGCCCGGCACCCGCGCGGTGATCTTCACCGCCGACGACTGGGCCTACCGCGCCGCGCTCGACCTCGCGGCGGCGGGCGTCACCATCGCCGCGGTGATCGACCTGCGCGCCCATGCCGAGGGTCCGCTCGCGGCGCAGGCCCGCGCCGCCGGCATTCCGGTGCGGCCGGGCTCCGTCATCACCGGCACCAAGGGGCGGCTGCGCGTATCGAGCGTCCGCGTCGGCCGGCTCGACGGCCACGGCGGCGTCAAGAGCGAGGATTCGATCGCCTGCGACCTGGTGCTGATGTCCGGCGGCTTCACGCCCTCGGTTCATCTCTATTCGCAGTCGCGCGGCAAGGTGGTGTGGGACCCGGCGATCACCTCGTTCGTGCCCGGCCCCTCGGTGCAGCGCGAGCGCTCGGCCGGCGCGGCGCACGGCGTGTTCGATCTCGGCGCGGCGCTCGAGGACGGCTTCGCGGCGGGCGACGCGGCGGCGGTCGCCGCCCTCGGCCTCGCCACGGGCGACAAGCGCACCATCTCCGTCGCCGGGCCGACCGCGACGATGATCGGCTTCGCCGGCGCGGTGCCCCACGACCGCGATCCACGCTTCGCCAAGGCCTTCGTCGATTGGCAGAACGACGTGACCTCGAAGGACCTGAAGCTCGCCACCCGCGAGGGCTTCCGCTCCATCGAGCACATCAAGCGCTATACCACCACCGGCATGGCGACCGACCAGGGCAAGACCTCCAACCTCAACGCCCTCGGCATCGTCTCCGGCATCCTCGACAAGCCGATCCCGGAGATCGGTCTTACCACCTTCCGTCTGCCCTACACGCCGGTCACCTTCGGCGAGTTCGCTGGCGCGGCGCGCGGCGATCTGTTCGATCCGGTCCGCACCACGCCGATCCACGGCTGGGCGGTCGAGCACGGGGCGGCCTTCGAGGACGTCGGGCTCTGGAAGCGCGCTTATTATTTCCCGCGCCCCGGCGAGACGATGCACGCCGCGGTCGCCCGCGAATGCAAGGCGGTGCGTGAATCCGTCGGCATCTTCGATGCCTCGACGCTCGGCAAGATCGAGGTCGTGGGACCGGACGCGGCCGAGTTCATGAACCGCATCTACACCAACGCCTGGGCGAAGCTGGAGCCCGGCCGCTGCCGCTACGGCGTGATGCTGCGCGAGGACGGCTTCGTGATGGACGACGGCGTCGTCGGCCGCATGGCGCCGGATCGCTTCCACGTCACCACGACGACCGGCGGCGCCCCGCGCGTCCTCGCCCACATGGAGGATTATCTCCAGACCGAGTGGCCGGACCTCAAGGTGTGGCTGACCTCGACCACCGAGCAATGGGCGGTGATCGCGGTGCAGGGTCCGAACGCCCGCAAGGTGATCGAGAACTTGGTCGAGGGGATCGATCTGTCTCCCGAAGCGTTCCCGCATATGGCGGTTCGCGAGGGCCGCATCTGCGGCGTGCCGACCCGGCTGTTCCGCATGAGCTTCACCGGCGAACTCGGCTTCGAGATCAACGTGCCGGCCGATTATGGCCGAGCGGTGTGGCAGGCGATCTTCGCCGCCGGGCGGCCCTACGGCATCACGCCCTACGGCACCGAGACGATGCACGTGCTGCGCGCCGAGAAGGGCTACATCATCGTCGGCCAGGAGACCGACGGCACGGCGACGCCGGACGATGTCGGCCTCGCCTGGGCGCTCGGTAAGACGAAACCCGATTTCGTCGGCAAGCGGGCGCTCGCCCGCGAGTCGATGCAGCGGCCGGACCGCAAGCAGCTCGTCGGCCTCCTCACCGAGGACCCGAAGGTGGTGCTGGAGGAGGGCGCCCAGATCGTCGCCGATCCGCTGGCCCCGATCCCGATGCCGCTGCTCGGCCACGTGACGTCGTCCTATTGGAGCCCGAACGTCGGGCGGTCGATCGCGCTCGCCATGCTGGAGCGCGGCCGCGCCCGCCTCGGCGAGACCCTGTCGGTGCCGATGCCGGAGGGGCCGATCACCGTGAAGGTGGTGGCTCCGGTGTTCTTCGATCCGGAAGGAGTGCGGCTCAATGCTTGA
- a CDS encoding sarcosine oxidase subunit delta: MLLITCPYCGAARPEIEFRYAGEAHLKRDPASATDESWADFLYFRTNPKGYHFERWRHTHGCGRFFNAVRHTVSDAFVTTYKAGEPKPDLATLIGEGGR, encoded by the coding sequence ATGCTTCTCATCACCTGTCCCTATTGCGGCGCCGCCCGCCCCGAGATCGAGTTCCGCTATGCCGGCGAGGCGCACCTGAAGCGCGATCCGGCCTCGGCGACCGACGAGAGCTGGGCGGACTTCCTCTATTTCCGCACCAATCCGAAGGGCTACCATTTCGAGCGCTGGCGCCACACCCACGGCTGCGGGCGCTTCTTCAACGCCGTGCGCCACACCGTGAGCGATGCCTTCGTGACGACCTACAAAGCCGGCGAGCCGAAGCCGGATCTCGCGACCCTGATCGGGGAGGGCGGCCGATGA